The following are from one region of the Rhizobacter sp. AJA081-3 genome:
- the def gene encoding peptide deformylase, which yields MTIREILKMGDPRLLRVAKPVQAFDTPELHALIRDMFETMRAAEGAGLAAPQIGVDLALVIFGFTTNRRYPDREPVPETVLLNPSIEPLSDEEDEGWEGCLSVPGLRAVVPRFARIRYTGFDPKGQRIEREAEGFHARVVQHECDHLIGKLYPMRVRDFSRFGYTSVLFPGLDAAEDD from the coding sequence ATGACCATTCGAGAAATCCTCAAGATGGGCGACCCGCGGCTGCTGCGCGTCGCCAAGCCGGTACAGGCCTTCGACACGCCGGAGCTGCACGCGCTGATCCGCGACATGTTCGAGACCATGCGCGCCGCCGAAGGCGCCGGCCTGGCGGCGCCGCAGATCGGCGTGGATCTGGCGCTGGTGATCTTTGGCTTCACCACCAACCGCCGCTACCCGGACCGCGAGCCGGTGCCCGAGACGGTGCTGCTCAACCCGAGCATCGAGCCGCTGTCCGACGAAGAGGACGAAGGCTGGGAGGGCTGCCTCTCGGTGCCGGGCCTGCGCGCGGTGGTGCCGCGCTTCGCACGCATTCGCTACACCGGCTTCGACCCGAAAGGCCAGCGCATCGAGCGCGAGGCCGAGGGCTTCCATGCCCGCGTCGTGCAGCACGAATGCGACCACCTCATCGGCAAGCTCTATCCGATGCGGGTGCGCGATTTCAGCCGTTTCGGCTATACCAGCGTGCTGTTCCCCGGCCTGGACGCGGCGGAAGACGACTGA
- a CDS encoding DUF6600 domain-containing protein, producing MRSQTPRLLHSLALAALCAFPLLQAGTALAAPVPSQAQGEAIDPPGRVGRISEVQGQVWLYHPEEGEWIAAERNRPLTAGDRVATDGDGRAEIRIGSTTLRVDRGSEFELLRLDDEHLSVQLHGGSLAVRLRSREAVPEFELRTSEGRFTAQRTGRYRFDREDDTSRVTVQSGQALYEGPGSALTVFTGQRAEFWLDNANAAQYSIVEPVRDAFAGWVAERDRADDRSVSTRYVSPEMTGVEDLDRYGAWQQNPEYGALWVPRGVSAGWAPYTTGRWAWVAPWGWTWVDDAPWGFAPFHYGRWVYVGASWCWSPGTYVRRPVYAPALVAWIGGPRLQIGITVGGGPAVGWVPLAPREVYVPTYRVSPGYVRNVNVTHVTNITNITTIINNPQQAVGERDYRNRKFPHAVTVVPANTLTTRQPVAAAAAQWRSSPAVRELGTEAPRGNIVAAPQVAAPPPIQRRPDAPAVRPTPAPAGGLSPAVRERIPNFKRGDQPDVVRQAPDGRPAQPQPQLQPVQPTQPQVRPQPQDQPQVRTAPVTPPAVVAPPAVRPLPMPQTSPAIRPVQPAQPAQPAQPAQPPQAQPLPRPATAQPAQPVVPVQRPAATPVPAVNPGAVMRGAGQQNGQANRPDAGARAPQAEPQRAPEQRRERDDRPGAVRER from the coding sequence ATGCGAAGCCAAACTCCCCGTCTGTTGCACAGCCTGGCCCTGGCGGCCCTGTGTGCCTTCCCGCTGCTGCAGGCCGGCACTGCGCTGGCCGCGCCCGTGCCCTCGCAGGCCCAGGGCGAGGCGATCGACCCGCCCGGCCGGGTCGGCCGCATCTCCGAGGTGCAGGGACAGGTGTGGCTCTATCACCCGGAAGAAGGCGAATGGATCGCCGCCGAGCGCAACCGGCCCTTGACCGCCGGTGACCGCGTGGCCACCGATGGCGACGGCCGTGCGGAGATCCGCATCGGCTCGACCACCCTGAGAGTGGACCGCGGCAGCGAGTTCGAGTTGCTGCGGCTCGATGACGAGCACCTGTCGGTGCAGTTGCACGGCGGCAGCCTGGCCGTGCGGCTGCGCAGCCGCGAGGCCGTGCCCGAGTTCGAGCTGCGCACCAGCGAAGGCCGATTCACCGCGCAGCGCACCGGCCGCTACCGCTTCGACCGCGAAGACGACACCAGCCGCGTCACGGTGCAATCCGGCCAGGCCCTCTACGAAGGGCCCGGCAGCGCGCTGACGGTGTTCACCGGCCAGCGGGCCGAGTTCTGGCTCGACAACGCCAACGCCGCGCAGTACAGCATTGTCGAGCCGGTGCGCGACGCCTTCGCCGGCTGGGTCGCCGAGCGCGACCGCGCCGACGACCGCAGCGTGTCCACACGCTACGTCTCGCCCGAGATGACCGGCGTCGAGGACCTCGACCGCTACGGCGCCTGGCAGCAGAACCCCGAGTACGGCGCGCTGTGGGTGCCGCGCGGCGTGTCGGCCGGCTGGGCGCCTTACACCACCGGCCGCTGGGCCTGGGTCGCCCCCTGGGGCTGGACCTGGGTCGACGACGCGCCCTGGGGCTTCGCGCCGTTCCACTACGGCCGCTGGGTCTATGTCGGCGCCAGCTGGTGCTGGTCGCCGGGCACCTACGTGCGCCGTCCGGTCTACGCGCCCGCGCTGGTGGCCTGGATCGGCGGGCCGCGCCTTCAGATCGGCATCACCGTGGGTGGCGGGCCGGCCGTCGGCTGGGTGCCGCTGGCACCGCGCGAGGTCTACGTGCCGACCTACCGCGTCAGCCCGGGCTACGTGCGCAACGTCAACGTCACGCATGTCACCAACATCACCAACATCACCACCATCATCAACAACCCGCAGCAGGCGGTGGGCGAACGCGACTACCGCAATCGCAAGTTCCCGCATGCGGTGACGGTGGTCCCCGCGAACACGCTGACGACGCGCCAGCCGGTGGCGGCAGCCGCGGCCCAGTGGCGCAGTTCGCCGGCTGTGCGAGAGCTTGGCACCGAGGCGCCGCGCGGCAACATCGTCGCGGCGCCGCAGGTGGCGGCGCCACCGCCCATCCAGCGCCGCCCGGACGCGCCCGCGGTGCGGCCGACTCCTGCGCCCGCCGGCGGCCTCTCGCCGGCCGTGCGCGAACGAATCCCGAACTTCAAGCGGGGTGACCAGCCGGACGTGGTGCGCCAGGCCCCGGATGGCCGGCCTGCGCAACCGCAGCCGCAACTCCAGCCGGTGCAACCGACGCAGCCGCAGGTCCGGCCGCAACCGCAGGACCAGCCTCAGGTTCGCACGGCCCCGGTCACCCCACCGGCCGTCGTGGCGCCGCCGGCGGTGCGCCCGCTGCCGATGCCGCAAACGTCGCCGGCGATCCGCCCCGTGCAGCCAGCGCAACCCGCGCAGCCGGCTCAGCCCGCGCAGCCGCCCCAGGCTCAGCCCCTGCCGAGGCCCGCGACGGCGCAACCGGCCCAGCC
- a CDS encoding VOC family protein, with translation MSGRPFKVLGIQQVAIGGLSKERLKTLWVDKLGLKVTGTFRSERENVDEDICAMGAGPFKVEVDLMQPLDPDKKPAVHATPLNHIGLWIDDLPKAVEWLGANGVRFAPGGIRKGAAGFDICFMHPKGSEEFPIGGEGVLIELVQAPPEVIAAFATIAG, from the coding sequence ATGAGCGGGCGTCCGTTCAAGGTGCTGGGCATCCAGCAGGTGGCCATCGGCGGCCTGAGCAAGGAGCGGTTGAAGACGCTGTGGGTCGACAAGCTCGGCCTCAAGGTCACCGGCACCTTCCGCTCCGAGCGCGAGAACGTCGACGAGGACATCTGTGCGATGGGTGCGGGGCCGTTCAAGGTCGAGGTCGACCTGATGCAGCCGCTGGACCCGGACAAGAAGCCCGCCGTGCACGCCACGCCGCTGAACCACATCGGCCTGTGGATCGACGATCTGCCCAAGGCCGTCGAGTGGCTGGGTGCCAATGGCGTGCGCTTCGCGCCTGGCGGTATCCGCAAGGGTGCGGCCGGCTTCGACATCTGCTTCATGCACCCGAAGGGCAGCGAAGAGTTCCCGATCGGCGGCGAGGGCGTCCTGATCGAACTGGTGCAGGCGCCGCCGGAGGTCATTGCGGCCTTCGCTACCATCGCCGGATGA